A single region of the Borrelia hermsii DAH genome encodes:
- a CDS encoding bactofilin family protein, producing MLNLLSIKRDKKISSSLLFAEVKTIVGKGDFFKGELISNNFIRIDGDFLGTINSTKRVIIGETGRIKSNINANEVVVSGIVLGNVHASNKIKVFQSGCIIGNISCKSIEVEEGAIIDGYMNIGIGSLSFSKKDVLIYTDSYKVDEDILIEVNKGMKCDEAVKDDRIDENNKYLFNDMSKIDED from the coding sequence ATGTTAAATCTATTGAGTATTAAAAGGGATAAGAAAATTTCATCATCTTTACTTTTTGCTGAGGTAAAAACAATTGTTGGGAAAGGTGATTTTTTTAAAGGAGAACTAATTTCAAATAATTTTATTCGGATTGATGGTGATTTTTTAGGTACTATTAATTCTACCAAAAGGGTTATAATTGGTGAGACGGGACGAATTAAGTCAAATATTAATGCAAATGAGGTTGTTGTTTCTGGAATAGTTCTTGGAAATGTGCATGCTAGCAATAAAATTAAGGTTTTTCAGTCAGGATGCATTATTGGCAATATTTCATGTAAGTCAATTGAAGTTGAAGAAGGCGCAATTATTGATGGGTATATGAATATTGGTATTGGAAGTCTTAGTTTTTCTAAAAAAGATGTGTTGATTTATACAGATTCTTATAAGGTTGATGAAGATATTTTAATTGAAGTGAATAAGGGAATGAAATGCGACGAAGCAGTGAAGGATGATCGCATAGATGAGAATAATAAGTACTTATTTAATGATATGAGCAAGATAGATGAAGATTAA
- a CDS encoding M23 family metallopeptidase has protein sequence MRDRRGFKILSLLKKVDKIFFAIFSSFLKFLSNIYSFFRQNVSFMIIPHVKGNVRNIKISFLTLFLFFVFFILIFIGFVLLAVNYVTLKSIVKSTEKSYALAESEIEDFRNTVVEINSVASNFSKVLNELSTSLKIKESNINLNRDKLDGDLADFLDLQMLEANSLKELNDLKNVKNTIEGSISPLKSIVKLIHSQNKLLNDIPSLWPVIKGDGVVSLHFGPAVEPFTRQWYIHKGIDLAGVRIGTAIVAAADGEVVRASYQVTGYGNFVQIKHKYGLSTLYAHMSRLNISKGSYVRKGQVIGFLGQTGYSTGPHLHYEVRIGSQVVNPDMYLNLATGASR, from the coding sequence ATGAGAGACAGAAGAGGATTTAAAATACTATCGCTTTTAAAAAAAGTAGATAAGATCTTTTTTGCGATTTTTAGTTCCTTTCTTAAATTTTTAAGTAATATTTACTCTTTTTTCAGGCAAAATGTTAGCTTTATGATTATTCCTCATGTTAAAGGGAATGTTAGGAATATAAAGATTTCTTTCTTAACTCTATTTTTATTTTTTGTATTTTTTATTTTGATTTTCATAGGATTTGTTTTGCTTGCTGTTAATTATGTTACTCTTAAATCTATTGTTAAATCTACTGAAAAAAGTTATGCACTTGCTGAATCTGAGATTGAGGATTTTAGGAATACGGTTGTAGAAATTAATTCTGTTGCTAGTAATTTTTCTAAGGTTTTAAATGAACTTAGCACCTCCTTAAAAATAAAGGAGAGTAATATTAATTTAAATCGGGATAAATTGGATGGAGATCTTGCGGATTTTCTTGATTTGCAGATGTTGGAAGCCAATTCACTTAAAGAATTAAATGATCTTAAAAATGTTAAGAATACAATAGAAGGATCAATTTCTCCCCTTAAGAGTATAGTTAAATTAATTCATTCTCAAAATAAATTATTAAATGATATCCCTTCGCTTTGGCCTGTTATTAAAGGAGACGGTGTTGTTTCTTTGCATTTTGGTCCAGCTGTTGAGCCTTTTACCAGACAATGGTATATTCATAAAGGTATAGATCTTGCAGGAGTGAGAATTGGAACGGCTATTGTGGCAGCTGCTGATGGTGAAGTCGTTAGAGCTAGTTATCAGGTAACAGGTTATGGCAACTTTGTGCAAATTAAGCATAAATATGGCCTTTCGACTCTTTATGCGCATATGTCTCGCTTAAACATCTCCAAGGGTTCTTATGTTAGAAAGGGGCAAGTGATTGGGTTTCTTGGTCAAACAGGATATTCAACAGGTCCACATCTTCACTATGAGGTTCGCATAGGATCTCAAGTTGTAAATCCTGATATGTATTTAAATTTGGCAACGGGGGCTTCAAGGTAA
- the rdgB gene encoding RdgB/HAM1 family non-canonical purine NTP pyrophosphatase, whose product MKTLFFATTNINKINEVKQILDIPNIKIEIPKNFDVKETGKTFKENSLIKAKALFESLGRKHPVFSEDSGLCIEALNLEPGIYSKRYDQYKLGKKLGTKEKNHFIIDLMKDKENRAAYFICIVSHIAKDGTITNFEGIFNGTIALDIDCCKKNGFGYDPIFLTTNNKRLSELNLEEKNKISHRGIAFTKFKKFLMQSLD is encoded by the coding sequence ATGAAAACATTATTCTTTGCAACTACTAATATAAATAAAATAAACGAAGTAAAACAAATTTTAGATATACCCAACATAAAAATAGAAATTCCTAAAAATTTTGATGTAAAAGAGACGGGTAAAACTTTTAAAGAAAATTCCTTAATAAAAGCAAAAGCTTTATTTGAATCTTTAGGTAGAAAACACCCTGTTTTTAGTGAAGATTCTGGATTATGCATAGAGGCTTTAAATCTGGAACCTGGAATTTATTCTAAAAGATATGATCAATATAAATTAGGAAAGAAACTAGGCACTAAGGAAAAAAATCATTTTATTATAGACTTAATGAAAGATAAGGAAAATAGGGCGGCCTATTTCATATGTATAGTTAGTCATATCGCCAAAGATGGGACAATAACAAATTTCGAAGGCATATTCAACGGAACAATTGCTTTGGACATTGATTGTTGTAAAAAAAATGGATTTGGATATGACCCAATATTTTTAACTACAAACAATAAAAGACTAAGTGAATTAAATCTCGAAGAAAAAAATAAAATATCCCATAGAGGCATAGCATTTACTAAATTTAAAAAATTTTTAATGCAATCTTTAGATTAA
- the pepF gene encoding oligoendopeptidase F, protein MIERSKINENDKWDLSSLFKNNEEYRETVKKIKLKLQDFKKYEKLEFDLNIFKQALNDYYEIEEELERTVYYTHIQLETDVSNQTSNELRTINVNLETEASNATSFFIPKILKTDTKQVREWLKDIELKDKKIAIEKILREKEHILSEDEEKILANYTSLYSSYNDIFSVLTNADMDFGEIDGKSLSNATYNLFLQNENQEIRRKAFLKFYQEYKKHENTLANTLIADMNKNKFLAKTRKFEDTISMKLFQNNIDKKVYTNLIETVNENLSVLHEYYEFRKSILNQEYLNHYDVYVPLTKDIKFKNSFKEACDQILKSLEILGNEYTEVLRKGLLEERWVDKYENKGKRAGAFSAGSYNGKPYILMNYKDESIRDMFTLAHEAGHSMHSYFSIKNNPFPQYQYSIFEAEIASTVNEQILAEYLLKNENDIEKIKYIKLNQIDDLLATFFRQTMFAEFEYIIHGMINKDQPVVKETIKTTYLNLLKKYFGPSLKFDENSSLECLRVPHFYSPFYVYQYATGITAALLIYKNIKDNKKDATKDYIEFLKTGGSKYPLESLKVTGVDLSLKSTIKNTINIFKERLEDVKKLF, encoded by the coding sequence GTGATAGAGAGAAGCAAAATCAATGAAAATGACAAGTGGGACTTATCTTCTCTGTTTAAAAACAATGAAGAATATAGAGAAACGGTCAAAAAAATAAAATTAAAACTTCAAGACTTCAAAAAATATGAAAAACTAGAATTTGATCTAAACATTTTTAAGCAAGCATTAAATGATTACTATGAAATTGAAGAAGAGCTTGAGAGAACAGTATATTACACACACATTCAACTAGAAACAGATGTAAGCAATCAAACCTCAAACGAACTTCGCACAATTAATGTTAATTTAGAAACAGAAGCATCAAATGCCACTTCATTTTTTATTCCAAAAATTTTAAAAACAGATACAAAACAAGTAAGAGAATGGCTTAAGGACATAGAACTTAAAGATAAAAAAATAGCTATTGAAAAAATCTTAAGAGAAAAAGAACATATCTTAAGCGAAGATGAAGAGAAAATACTAGCAAACTATACATCTCTTTATTCATCTTATAATGATATATTCTCTGTATTAACAAATGCTGACATGGATTTTGGAGAAATTGATGGTAAGTCATTAAGTAACGCCACTTACAATCTATTTCTTCAAAATGAAAATCAAGAAATACGAAGAAAAGCTTTCTTAAAATTTTATCAAGAATATAAAAAACATGAAAATACATTAGCCAACACCTTAATTGCCGATATGAATAAAAATAAATTTTTGGCAAAAACAAGAAAATTTGAAGATACTATTTCAATGAAACTTTTCCAAAACAATATTGATAAGAAGGTTTACACAAACTTAATTGAAACGGTTAACGAAAATTTATCTGTACTTCATGAATATTACGAATTTAGGAAAAGCATACTTAACCAAGAATATCTTAATCACTATGATGTTTATGTTCCTTTAACAAAAGACATTAAATTCAAAAATTCTTTTAAAGAAGCTTGTGATCAAATTTTAAAATCACTAGAAATACTAGGAAATGAATATACTGAAGTACTCAGAAAAGGACTCTTAGAAGAACGTTGGGTTGACAAATATGAAAATAAAGGCAAAAGAGCAGGGGCTTTTAGTGCAGGATCATACAATGGAAAACCTTATATACTAATGAATTACAAAGATGAATCAATAAGAGATATGTTCACCCTGGCTCATGAGGCAGGACACTCCATGCATTCCTACTTTAGTATCAAGAATAATCCATTTCCGCAATATCAATATTCTATTTTTGAAGCAGAAATAGCATCCACAGTAAATGAGCAAATACTTGCAGAATATTTACTAAAGAATGAAAATGATATCGAAAAAATAAAATACATTAAACTAAACCAAATCGATGACTTACTTGCGACATTTTTCAGGCAAACAATGTTTGCCGAATTTGAATATATCATTCATGGCATGATCAATAAAGATCAGCCAGTGGTAAAAGAAACAATCAAGACAACCTATTTAAATTTACTCAAAAAATATTTTGGCCCAAGTCTTAAGTTTGATGAAAACAGTTCACTAGAATGTCTTAGAGTTCCTCATTTCTACTCGCCATTTTACGTATATCAATACGCAACAGGAATCACAGCTGCTCTTTTAATATATAAAAACATAAAAGATAATAAAAAAGATGCCACTAAAGATTACATAGAATTTTTAAAAACAGGGGGCTCAAAATATCCCTTGGAATCTTTAAAAGTTACTGGTGTCGACTTAAGTTTAAAATCAACAATAAAAAATACAATTAACATCTTTAAAGAACGTCTTGAGGATGTAAAAAAACTATTTTAA
- the pcsA gene encoding phosphatidylcholine synthase — translation MGKLNLILAWSVHILTASGLIIGLYSIISIMNTDYNLLLKLTILGLLIDGIDGTLARKLKIKEVIPTINGELLDNIVDYINYTFIPTIFFYCGNFIKDEYKTITCIGILLASAYQFSRLDAKTSDDYFRGFPSLWNFLIIFNIIFKLNQTTNLSIILLCIAFSFAPIKFIYPSKTKELKYITLPATVITALSVILITFARLPETYLKIGKTLIILYCLYLILMSTYLTYKTRKK, via the coding sequence TTGGGGAAATTAAATCTTATTTTAGCCTGGTCAGTGCATATTTTAACAGCTTCCGGACTAATAATTGGTCTTTACTCAATAATCTCCATAATGAACACAGATTATAATCTCTTATTAAAGCTCACAATCCTTGGACTTTTAATTGATGGAATTGATGGCACACTGGCAAGAAAATTAAAGATAAAAGAAGTAATACCAACAATAAATGGAGAACTCCTTGATAATATTGTAGACTATATAAACTATACATTTATTCCCACAATATTTTTTTATTGTGGGAATTTCATAAAAGATGAATATAAAACAATAACTTGTATTGGAATTTTATTGGCATCAGCATATCAATTTTCAAGATTAGATGCAAAAACTAGTGATGATTACTTTAGAGGTTTTCCATCTTTATGGAATTTTCTAATAATCTTTAACATAATATTTAAATTAAACCAAACCACAAATCTTAGCATAATATTATTATGTATCGCATTCAGTTTTGCACCAATTAAATTCATCTATCCTTCAAAAACAAAAGAACTTAAATATATAACACTTCCTGCAACAGTAATAACCGCCCTATCAGTAATACTTATAACATTTGCAAGACTGCCAGAGACCTATTTAAAGATAGGCAAAACACTAATAATTCTTTACTGTTTATACCTAATTCTAATGAGCACATATTTAACTTACAAGACAAGAAAAAAATAA
- a CDS encoding DedA family protein: protein MHIILEFIDLNINYSPIVFFGLLILAGFNIPISEDAIVIMGGILSSRKNEYTILIFLGIFWGAYIGDVISFYIGRFLANKLLKQKTQTNKLIDKMNYYYKRYGNLTLLFGRFIPFGVRNAIFISAGMGNMRISNFLITDFFAAMISITTYFTLSFKIGESFKIIFPKIRLILLITLIIITILILISYIIRKKKIQKVDKLFE, encoded by the coding sequence ATGCATATCATACTAGAATTTATAGATCTCAATATAAACTATTCGCCAATTGTATTTTTTGGACTACTTATCCTTGCAGGTTTTAACATTCCAATTTCTGAAGATGCAATAGTGATAATGGGAGGCATACTTTCTAGTCGAAAAAATGAGTATACAATCTTAATATTCCTAGGAATTTTCTGGGGCGCCTATATTGGAGATGTAATTTCATTTTATATAGGTAGATTCTTAGCTAATAAATTACTTAAACAAAAAACACAAACAAATAAACTAATCGATAAGATGAATTACTACTATAAACGCTATGGAAATTTAACTTTATTATTTGGAAGATTTATCCCATTTGGAGTTAGAAACGCAATATTTATATCAGCAGGAATGGGAAACATGCGTATTAGCAACTTTCTTATAACTGACTTTTTTGCAGCCATGATATCAATTACAACTTACTTCACATTAAGTTTTAAAATAGGTGAATCGTTTAAAATAATATTTCCCAAAATCAGGCTAATATTACTAATAACACTTATCATAATCACAATACTAATTTTAATAAGTTACATTATAAGAAAGAAAAAAATTCAAAAAGTTGACAAACTTTTTGAATAG
- the leuS gene encoding leucine--tRNA ligase, with the protein MSEYNFTKIEKKWQDYWDKHKTYKVNEDPNIPKEKRIYILDMFPYPSANGLHVGHPEGYTATDILTRYKLLNGFNVLHPIGFDSFGLPAENYAIQTGEHPKKITEKNIKKFKEQIKALGFAYDWDREIRTHDENYYKWTQWIFLKLYKKGLAYTKEMPVWYCPDLGTVLSNEEVIQTPDGPRSERGFHKVKRKPLRQWILKITEYAERLIKDLEEIDWPESVKEMQKNWIGKSTGAEIEFSVKASKEKIKVFTTRPDTIFGVTYLVLAPEHSIVDKITKDEFKPMIVEYRERETLKSDLERTSLEKDKTGVFTGAYAINPITGEEIPIWIGSYILGTYGTGAVMSVPAHDARDFEFAKKYNLPIKQVVSQTGNNEILTQPFTENGISINTPEEFNNLKTDEIKERVIKWLTENKKGQKKVNYKLRDWIFSRQRYWGEPIPIILDDDLNEIPLEEDELPLRLPEIENYKPSGTGESPLSRIQDWVNIKRNGKTYKRETNTMPQWAGSCWYYIRYLDPNNDNEFASKEKINYWMPVDLYIGGAEHSVLHLLYARFWHKVLYDLGYVNTKEPFKKLINQGMITSFAYQDENGILIPNDEVEKKDNKFFSKKNNKELKQIVAKMSKSLKNIINPDDIIKEYGADSMRIYEMFMGPLTDSKPWNTQGLIGIFRFLNKIWTIKNKELTKESASKEIISELHKTIKKVTEDIENLNFNTAISSLMIFINELLKHDKNYLEIFKPLTIILSPFAPHLGEELWEYMGETPSIFKSAKWPEYDPNLIIDNTREIVLQINGKIKDKIILNKGTNEEALKSIALKNHKIMQNIQNKQIIKIITVKDKLINIVTR; encoded by the coding sequence ATGTCTGAATATAATTTCACTAAGATAGAAAAAAAATGGCAGGATTATTGGGATAAACACAAAACATACAAAGTTAATGAAGATCCAAATATTCCTAAAGAAAAACGAATTTACATTCTTGATATGTTTCCCTACCCTTCAGCTAATGGACTCCATGTTGGGCATCCTGAAGGTTATACAGCAACTGACATATTAACAAGATATAAACTCTTAAATGGATTTAATGTACTTCACCCAATAGGATTTGATAGTTTTGGATTGCCTGCAGAAAATTACGCAATACAAACAGGAGAGCATCCAAAAAAAATAACAGAAAAAAATATTAAAAAATTTAAAGAACAAATTAAAGCATTAGGATTTGCCTATGATTGGGATAGAGAAATCAGAACCCACGATGAAAATTACTACAAATGGACACAATGGATTTTCCTAAAATTATATAAAAAAGGTTTAGCTTACACAAAAGAAATGCCCGTATGGTACTGCCCTGACCTTGGAACAGTACTCTCAAATGAAGAAGTGATACAAACACCTGATGGACCTAGATCTGAGCGGGGATTTCACAAAGTAAAAAGAAAACCTTTAAGACAATGGATACTCAAAATCACAGAATATGCAGAAAGACTAATTAAAGATCTCGAAGAGATAGATTGGCCTGAATCTGTTAAAGAAATGCAAAAAAATTGGATTGGAAAGTCAACAGGCGCCGAGATCGAATTTTCAGTAAAGGCAAGTAAAGAAAAGATAAAAGTGTTTACAACAAGACCAGACACAATTTTTGGAGTAACATATTTAGTGCTTGCACCAGAGCATAGCATAGTAGATAAAATTACAAAAGATGAATTTAAACCTATGATCGTAGAGTATAGAGAAAGAGAAACTCTTAAAAGCGATCTTGAAAGAACTTCTCTTGAAAAAGATAAAACGGGAGTATTTACAGGCGCATATGCTATTAATCCAATAACTGGAGAAGAAATACCAATCTGGATAGGCAGCTATATACTTGGAACCTACGGCACTGGAGCTGTAATGAGTGTCCCAGCACATGATGCTAGAGATTTTGAATTTGCAAAAAAATATAATCTACCAATCAAACAAGTAGTCTCTCAAACAGGAAACAATGAAATACTAACACAACCATTTACTGAAAATGGCATTTCAATTAATACCCCTGAAGAATTTAATAATCTTAAAACTGATGAAATCAAAGAAAGAGTAATTAAATGGCTTACTGAAAACAAGAAGGGTCAAAAAAAGGTTAATTATAAACTTAGAGATTGGATTTTTTCAAGACAAAGATATTGGGGAGAACCCATTCCTATTATACTTGATGATGATTTAAATGAAATACCACTAGAAGAAGATGAATTACCTCTAAGGCTTCCAGAAATAGAAAATTATAAACCATCAGGTACAGGCGAATCTCCTCTATCAAGAATCCAAGATTGGGTCAATATTAAACGTAATGGAAAAACATATAAAAGAGAAACGAACACAATGCCTCAATGGGCAGGTTCCTGCTGGTATTACATACGTTACCTTGATCCAAATAATGACAATGAATTTGCAAGTAAAGAAAAAATTAATTACTGGATGCCAGTTGATCTTTATATTGGAGGTGCTGAGCACTCGGTATTACACTTACTATATGCAAGATTTTGGCATAAAGTTCTTTATGATTTAGGATATGTCAATACAAAAGAACCCTTTAAAAAACTAATAAATCAGGGAATGATAACATCATTTGCATATCAAGACGAAAATGGTATTTTAATTCCCAATGACGAGGTTGAAAAGAAAGATAATAAGTTTTTTTCCAAAAAAAATAATAAGGAACTCAAACAAATAGTTGCAAAAATGTCAAAATCACTCAAAAATATAATAAATCCAGACGATATTATTAAAGAATACGGTGCAGATTCAATGAGAATCTACGAAATGTTCATGGGCCCTTTAACTGATTCAAAACCTTGGAATACACAAGGACTAATTGGAATTTTTAGATTCTTAAACAAAATATGGACTATTAAGAACAAAGAACTAACAAAAGAATCAGCATCAAAAGAAATAATATCTGAACTTCACAAAACAATCAAAAAAGTAACAGAAGACATAGAAAATTTAAATTTTAATACTGCAATTTCATCATTGATGATATTTATAAATGAACTTTTAAAACATGATAAAAATTACTTAGAAATCTTCAAGCCTCTAACCATTATCCTTTCACCATTTGCGCCTCATCTAGGAGAAGAATTATGGGAATATATGGGAGAAACCCCCAGCATATTCAAAAGTGCAAAGTGGCCAGAATACGATCCAAATCTAATTATTGATAATACAAGAGAGATTGTACTGCAAATTAATGGCAAAATAAAAGATAAAATTATCTTAAACAAAGGCACAAATGAGGAAGCTCTTAAAAGTATTGCACTTAAAAATCACAAAATCATGCAAAATATACAAAATAAACAAATAATAAAGATCATTACGGTCAAAGATAAGCTTATAAATATAGTAACAAGATAA
- a CDS encoding efflux RND transporter permease subunit, which produces MDLETLSIKYRVFILIIFTLITIFLGFFLKNIEFDSNILKLLPKSEKNEETIDIDNNNSLLSTIVMFKDKKNIFNKETFGKINKVANDIAKILKVKPNSVTSIFTYFPQFKKDVYTDEDMIEIRNKVNSTSFIKKIFINDDETLIYFIVISTADDKANFSRNLKSELEAMEATIKSYETDDLKLYLTGDLVIREKILNYMADDFKLLGPFATLVVILSLYLIVKNILGAIIPVLIAIFALTWTFGIKSLVMSPITVPETTMIVLLISIGCANGVHIINGILKRIKNEPYTEKTIITTIKTLRTPIILTSLTTAFGFLSLITSSIQAYRTMGIFMSIGVIIAMLMSLLVLPGILVKIPFKHKNNDNKNAKNAFLEKLSLINQTVTKWILNNKYLSSTMTLIILLSSIVGLFNIEINFDEKDYFKENTSVKQTLNLMQREIGGTSIIKIEINGTPGEFKNEKNMKNLDLITDELDKFTDKTQSSSINGVIRLMNFKFKKENPKEYRLPENQAVLNKLILLISRSNSIKNMTKMYINDDWSQISIIIRTDQNSTEEIKNFANYASNLIEKYMPGHKYQFSGAHDKILIAKTMVTEQITNIITTLSAITILLMLFFKSMKIGIIIVIPVAWSVFLNFAVMKLFGITLNPATATIASVSMGIGVDYSIHFFNAFILNYQTTKDYKKALIESIPDVFNGIFANSISVGIGFLTLIFSTYKIIATLGAIIAFTMLTTSLASLTLLPLLIYLFKPTIKIRKIIKAKITE; this is translated from the coding sequence ATGGATTTGGAAACCTTAAGCATTAAATACAGAGTTTTTATATTAATAATATTCACATTAATAACAATTTTTTTAGGATTTTTCTTAAAAAACATAGAATTCGATTCAAACATTTTAAAACTTCTCCCAAAGAGCGAAAAAAATGAAGAAACAATAGACATAGACAACAACAATTCGCTCTTATCAACAATAGTAATGTTTAAAGATAAAAAAAATATTTTTAATAAAGAAACTTTTGGAAAAATTAATAAAGTAGCAAATGATATAGCCAAGATACTAAAAGTAAAACCCAACTCTGTTACAAGTATATTCACTTACTTTCCACAATTCAAAAAAGATGTATACACAGATGAAGATATGATTGAAATAAGAAATAAAGTCAATTCAACATCATTTATAAAAAAAATATTCATCAATGATGATGAAACCTTAATATACTTTATAGTAATATCAACAGCAGATGACAAAGCAAACTTTAGCCGAAATTTAAAGAGTGAACTTGAAGCAATGGAAGCTACAATTAAAAGTTATGAAACTGATGATCTTAAACTTTACTTAACAGGAGATCTTGTAATAAGGGAAAAAATACTTAATTACATGGCTGATGACTTTAAATTATTAGGTCCGTTTGCTACTCTTGTAGTAATCCTATCACTCTATCTTATTGTAAAAAATATACTAGGAGCAATAATCCCTGTACTAATTGCAATATTTGCACTAACTTGGACTTTTGGAATTAAAAGCCTTGTTATGTCTCCAATTACTGTTCCAGAAACCACAATGATAGTTCTCCTTATTTCGATTGGATGTGCTAATGGTGTACATATAATAAATGGAATATTAAAGAGAATAAAAAATGAACCTTACACTGAAAAAACAATAATAACTACAATTAAAACCCTCAGAACACCAATAATTTTAACTTCTCTTACAACAGCTTTCGGGTTTTTATCATTAATAACCTCATCAATTCAAGCATACAGAACAATGGGAATTTTTATGTCAATAGGAGTCATTATTGCAATGCTTATGTCCCTATTAGTACTGCCTGGAATACTAGTTAAAATACCATTTAAACATAAAAATAACGATAATAAAAACGCAAAAAATGCTTTCCTTGAAAAACTTTCTCTAATAAACCAAACAGTTACAAAATGGATATTAAATAACAAATATCTCTCATCTACTATGACTCTAATTATTTTATTAAGCTCAATTGTAGGTCTTTTCAACATAGAAATTAACTTTGACGAAAAAGATTATTTTAAAGAAAATACAAGCGTCAAGCAAACACTTAATTTAATGCAAAGAGAAATAGGGGGAACGTCTATTATCAAAATTGAAATTAATGGTACTCCTGGTGAATTCAAAAATGAAAAAAATATGAAAAATTTGGATTTAATTACAGATGAGCTTGACAAATTTACTGATAAAACACAATCCAGTTCAATAAACGGCGTCATAAGACTTATGAATTTTAAATTCAAAAAAGAAAATCCAAAAGAATATAGACTGCCTGAGAATCAAGCCGTCTTAAACAAACTAATACTCTTAATCAGTAGAAGCAATTCTATTAAGAACATGACCAAGATGTATATTAATGATGATTGGTCTCAGATATCAATAATCATAAGAACTGATCAAAATTCAACTGAAGAAATTAAAAATTTTGCCAACTATGCAAGTAATTTGATTGAAAAATATATGCCAGGACATAAATATCAATTTTCAGGGGCTCATGACAAAATATTAATAGCTAAAACCATGGTGACAGAACAAATTACAAATATTATTACAACACTAAGTGCAATAACAATATTGCTAATGTTATTCTTCAAATCCATGAAAATAGGAATAATAATTGTGATTCCAGTGGCATGGTCAGTATTTTTAAATTTTGCAGTAATGAAGCTTTTCGGAATAACACTAAATCCCGCAACAGCAACAATTGCATCAGTTAGTATGGGTATAGGAGTAGACTACTCCATTCATTTCTTTAATGCATTCATATTAAATTATCAAACAACTAAGGATTACAAAAAGGCTTTAATTGAATCAATTCCTGATGTGTTTAATGGAATATTTGCAAATTCAATATCAGTAGGGATAGGATTCTTAACATTAATATTTTCTACTTATAAAATAATTGCAACACTTGGCGCAATCATAGCCTTTACAATGTTAACAACATCTCTTGCATCATTAACACTGCTTCCATTACTAATTTACCTATTTAAACCCACAATTAAAATACGAAAGATAATAAAGGCAAAAATTACAGAATGA